Proteins from a genomic interval of Paenibacillus sp. FSL R5-0623:
- a CDS encoding aspartate ammonia-lyase produces MSTMSTRTEKDFIGEKEIPAYAYYGIQTVRAVENFPITGVPVHRELITALAAVKKAAAITNMELKMLPSKIGDVIVMAAEEMMKGHHLDHFIVDSIQGGAGTSMNMNMNEILANRGLELLTKSKGDYFHCNPNNHVNMSQSTNDVVPTALRIAAYQLSETLLATMRRLQDAFRKKELEFNDVVKVGRTHLQDAVPIRLGQEFGAYARVIGRDIERLEFANRRLLTINMGATAVGTGLNAKPEYIVKVTEHLSDVTGLPLQTAEDLVDATQNTDAYLELSAALKVCAVSLSKICNDIRLMASGPRAGFNELLLPPRQPGSSIMPGKVNPVMAEVINQVSFQVMGNDHTICMACEAGQFELNVMGPVIAFNLLQSLKIMNNGIDVFTRYAVEEMEANRERCELIMKQSFSVVTALNPHLGYNVAASIVKEALKTGLTLQEIILERGLLTPEELEEILHPEQMTTPGIAGEHFLRNMERL; encoded by the coding sequence ATGTCTACTATGTCCACACGGACGGAGAAAGATTTTATCGGTGAAAAAGAAATCCCGGCTTATGCTTATTACGGAATTCAGACGGTACGGGCCGTGGAAAACTTCCCGATTACCGGCGTTCCGGTACACCGGGAGCTGATCACGGCTCTGGCTGCGGTGAAGAAGGCAGCAGCGATTACCAACATGGAGTTGAAAATGCTGCCGAGCAAGATTGGCGATGTGATCGTCATGGCGGCTGAAGAAATGATGAAAGGCCATCATTTGGATCATTTTATTGTAGACTCCATTCAGGGTGGTGCAGGCACCTCCATGAATATGAATATGAACGAAATTTTGGCCAACCGCGGGCTGGAACTGTTAACGAAAAGCAAGGGAGACTACTTCCATTGCAATCCAAATAATCATGTGAACATGTCCCAGTCTACCAATGACGTGGTACCTACAGCGCTGCGCATTGCGGCGTACCAACTGTCGGAGACGTTACTCGCTACCATGAGAAGACTACAGGATGCGTTCCGTAAAAAAGAACTGGAATTCAACGATGTGGTCAAGGTTGGCCGTACCCATCTTCAGGATGCCGTACCTATTCGCCTTGGACAAGAATTCGGAGCTTATGCCCGTGTAATCGGACGGGATATTGAGCGTCTTGAATTCGCCAATCGCCGCTTGCTTACCATTAACATGGGTGCAACTGCCGTAGGTACAGGACTCAATGCCAAACCCGAATACATCGTCAAGGTTACAGAGCACCTGTCTGATGTTACCGGACTTCCACTACAAACAGCTGAGGATCTCGTGGATGCAACGCAGAACACAGATGCCTATCTGGAACTTTCAGCGGCGCTGAAGGTATGTGCGGTTAGCCTTTCCAAAATCTGTAATGATATTCGTTTGATGGCTTCAGGTCCGCGTGCAGGATTCAATGAATTGCTCTTGCCACCGCGTCAGCCAGGTTCGTCCATTATGCCAGGCAAAGTCAACCCCGTTATGGCGGAAGTCATTAACCAGGTATCCTTCCAGGTGATGGGGAACGACCATACGATCTGTATGGCGTGTGAAGCCGGTCAATTCGAGCTGAATGTCATGGGCCCAGTTATTGCGTTCAACTTGCTGCAATCCTTGAAAATCATGAATAACGGTATCGATGTTTTCACACGTTATGCAGTGGAAGAGATGGAAGCTAACCGGGAACGCTGCGAATTAATCATGAAACAAAGTTTCAGTGTGGTTACGGCGTTGAACCCGCACTTAGGTTATAATGTGGCTGCTTCCATTGTGAAGGAAGCGCTCAAAACTGGACTTACCTTGCAAGAGATTATTCTCGAACGCGGATTGCTGACACCGGAAGAACTGGAAGAGATTCTTCATCCGGAACAGATGACTACACCAGGGATTGCCGGAGAACACTTCCTGCGTAATATGGAACGTTTGTAG